Proteins encoded by one window of Nasonia vitripennis strain AsymCx chromosome 5, Nvit_psr_1.1, whole genome shotgun sequence:
- the LOC103316209 gene encoding DNA/RNA-binding protein KIN17, with protein MGKHEVGTPKYIANKIKAKGLQKLRWYCQMCQKQCRDENGFKCHTMSESHHRQLLLFADNANKYMDQFSKEFSHGFLQLLKRQFGTKRVPANRVYQEYIADRTHIHMNATMWLTLTGYIKWLGRTGKCVVDETEKGWFVTYIDRDPDTLAAQEKKEKKEKMDKDDQERMMEFIEKQVKKGKTTDDGTEEFKQPLARPEDDAPLVLELKLKPKKVLPLQPVLAIKKEPNLVKVKEEPLSDDEQSTSSSGKEKQLPKRKSTDKDTSVSSKKSRIDSESEDEKDKFKGWLRKDLSVKVVTKSLGDKYYKAKGTVEEVMDANCFIGKIKLKSPEDVEGHVIKIDQEYLETVIPSIGRDVMVLWGKYNGEIATVEKVRIDDFCVDIELKERRKLLKRIPYEQICKYIG; from the coding sequence ATGGGTAAACACGAAGTCGGGACACCCAAATACAtcgcaaataaaataaaagccaAGGGTCTGCAGAAGCTACGCTGGTATTGTCAGATGTGTCAAAAACAGTGCAGAGATGAGAATGGATTCAAGTGTCACACAATGTCCGAGTCCCACCACAGACAGTTGCTACTCTTTGCTGATAATGCCAACAAGTACATGGATCAATTTTCCAAGGAATTTTCCCATGGATTCTTACAGCTGTTGAAACGCCAGTTTGGAACCAAACGTGTACCAGCGAATAGGGTGTATCAGGAGTACATTGCAGATCGAACTCACATACACATGAATGCTACCATGTGGCTCACGCTAACTGGATATATAAAATGGTTGGGTAGAACTGGTAAATGTGTTGTCGATGAAACAGAGAAAGGTTGGTTTGTGACGTACATAGACAGAGATCCTGATACCTTGGCTGctcaagagaaaaaagaaaagaaagagaaaatggACAAGGATGATCAAGAGAGGATGATGGAATTCATTGAAAAGCAAgttaaaaaaggaaaaactacTGATGATGGCACAGAGGAATTTAAGCAACCACTTGCAAGACCAGAAGATGATGCTCCACTTGTGCTTGAACTTAAATTAAAGCCCAAAAAAGTGTTACCCTTACAACCAGTTTTGGCTATAAAGAAAGAGCCAAATTTAGTAAAAGTTAAAGAAGAACCTCTGAGTGATGATGAACAGAGCACAAGTAGTTctggaaaagaaaaacaattgCCAAAACGAAAAAGTACAGACAAGGATACAAGTGTATCATCTAAAAAATCGAGAATAGACAGTGAGAGTGAGGATGAAAAAGACAAATTCAAAGGTTGGCTCAGAAAAGATTTATCAGTCAAGGTTGTCACTAAATCTCTTGGagataaatattacaaagctAAAGGAACAGTTGAGGAAGTGATGGATGCTAATTGTTTTATTgggaaaattaaattgaaatcACCTGAAGATGTAGAAGGACATGTTATTAAGATAGATCAGGAATATCTTGAAACAGTAATCCCATCAATTGGCAGAGATGTCATGGTTTTGTGGGGTAAATACAATGGTGAAATTGCTACCGTTGAAAAAGTGAGAATCGATGATTTTTGTGTTGACATTGAGttaaaagaaagaagaaaattattaaaaagaatTCCTTATGAACAGATATGCAAGTACATAGGTTGA
- the LOC100122189 gene encoding protein KRI1 homolog, producing MQKLFKNDDSDSEEKLNINTDYATNYDNWRQKEELHKLKARYGEDAETLLKSDEDSSESSEDDEGEEIPEEFEKNFYKTLACLKNKDPRIYDDKVKFFDETDLKSVEGAKKEKKEKSLFLRDYERKIIVERGGKYSDSEDEVNENEAKPRNPTYVQEQQELKESFKKVLEDQEDDLLLKPKTKSKEEKQKEEEAYKEWLKGQKKDINKEQEKELKPLRDFWTDPNLDANEKFLRDYVLNNKFLDKESVDDANLDYEHIAHDSDENLSEDERNINTQEEFEHKYNFRFEEPDQEFIKRYPRTLENSLRKKDTRRAQKRAEVKARKEEEKLKKREELKELKALKRKEIEEKIEKLKEITGNDDLKLGMMDLEGDFDPDEYDKKMSQIFNEDYYAGQEEDAKPEFPDIDEELQVESTWDDYEPGAEEISQEEIPYHDAPHCEDPEFNMDADYNGQSLQEELVESTKKRKKRRRSKFAELISKEKPKFDPTLHPSYQEYYDQYYALDYEDMIGDLPCRFKYRQVVPNDYGLTVEEILMADDRELNKWCSLKKALEHKPEYKELNEVKIYKHKAANEALKKKILKSLYSAPEEETPDPLPGPSGILPSPGTEGTNKSRKRKRKNKQNGEINAEIANDQQKEKEEKSVENGKSNAKKSKKFKGETESTSEKKDSTTESNLTEENNKPSSKKKIKLDESTEDKQTEVSKKKKKKKKTVQNDLESGKSDFEHMKSTVSNEQSKSKPKAQDTVKQCDKTQNVKSSEGEKMKKKQKNKNNKKPENGVLSKKQQRRLLFLEKNKQKNKKDNKGDSKEVDQIASLSAERLKAYGLNPKKFKNKLKYMKKD from the exons ATGcagaaattgtttaaaaacgACGATTCAGATTCTGAGGAAAAGCTTAACATCAACACAGATTATGCCACGAATTACGACAATTGGCGGCAGAAGGAGGAGTTGCACAAAT TGAAAGCGCGTTATGGAGAGGACGCGGAAACTCTTTTAAAATCCGATGAAGATTCAAGCGAATCGTCTGAAGATGACGAAGGAGAG GAAATTCCAGAAGAATTTGAGAAGAACTTTTATAAAACCCTGGCCTGTCTCAAGAATAAAGATCCAAGAATTTACGATGATAAAGTCAAGTTTTTTGATGAAACGGATTTGAAGAGTGTCGAAGGtgcaaagaaagaaaagaaagagaaatccTTGTTTCTACGTGATTATGAACGTAAAATCATTGTGGAAAGAGGTGGAAAATACAGTGACAGCGAGGATGAAGTCAATGAAAATGAAGCAAAGCCTCGTAATCCAACTTATGTTCAAGAGCAGCAGGAACTCAaggaaagttttaaaaaagtattggAGGATCAAGAAGATGATTTGTTATTGAAGCCTAAAACTAAATCTAAGGAAGAGAAGCAAAAG GAAGAAGAAGCTTATAAAGAATGGCTTAAGGGTCAGAAAAAAGATATCAACAAGGAGCaagaaaaagaattgaaacCTTTGAGAGATTTCTGGACTGATCCTAATTTGGATGCAAATGAAAAGTTTTTGAGAGATTACGTTTTGAATAATAAGTTTTTGGATAAAGAATCAGTAGATGATGCCAATCTTGACTACGAACATATAGCCCATGATTCTGATGAAAATTTGTCAGAAGATGAGCGCAATATCAATACTCAAGAAGAATTTGAACACAAGTACAACTTTAGGTTTGAAGAACCTGATCAAGAATTTATAAAGAG GTATCCTCGTACCTTAGAAAATTCATTAAGAAAGAAAGACACGAGAAGAGCTCAAAAAAGAGCAGAAGTCAAAGCTCGtaaggaagaagaaaaattaaagaaaaggGAAGAATTAAAGGAATTGAAAGCcctgaaaagaaaagaaattgaagaaaaaatagaaaaactaaaagaaaTTACAG GAAACGATGATCTAAAATTGGGTATGATGGATTTGGAAGGAGATTTTGATCCTGATGAGTATGACAAAAAGATGTCTCAAATCTTTAATGAAGACTATTATGCTGGACAAGAAGAAGATGCAAAGCCAGAGTTTCCTGATATTGATGAAGAATTACAGGTAGAATCTACGTGGGATGATTACGAACCAGGAGCAGAGGAAATTTCCCAAGAAGAGATTCCATATCACGATGCACCTCATTGCGAGGATCCAGAATTCAAT atGGATGCAGATTACAATGGGCAAAGTTTGCAAGAAGAATTAGTAGAATCTActaagaaaagaaagaaaaggagaCGAAGTAAATTCGCCGAGTTGATTTCCAAAGAAAAGCCCAAGTTTGATCCTACATTACACCCTTCTTATCAAGAATATTATGATCAGTATTATGCTCTTGATTATGAAGACATGATAGGTGATTTGCCCTGTAGATTTAAGTACAGACAAGTAGTGCCGAATGATTATGGTTTGACAGTAGAAGAG ATTTTAATGGCCGATGATAGagaattaaataaatggtGCTCTTTGAAAAAGGCCTTAGAGCACAAGCCTGAGTATAAAGAATTGAACGAAGtaaaaatttacaaacataAAGCTGCTAATGAGGCTCTCAAGAAAAAGATTCTGAAAAGTTTATACAG tGCCCCAGAAGAAGAGACGCCAGACCCATTACCTGGTCCTTCTGGTATTCTACCAAGTCCAGGAACTGAAGGTACAAATAAAAGTCGCAAACGCAAGAGAAAGAACAAGCAGAATGGAGAG ATCAACGCAGAAATCGCCAACGACcaacagaaagaaaaagaggaaaaatccGTCGAAAATGGAAAGTCAAATGCTAAGAAATCGAAAAAGTTTAAGGGAGAAACGGAATCGACTTCCGAAAAGAAAGATTCTACTACTGAAAGCAATTTGACGGAAGAAAACAACAAGCCAAGTAGTAAAAAGAAGATAAAGCTAGATGAATCTACGGAAGATAAGCAAACCGAAGtatcaaagaagaaaaagaaaaagaagaagactgTTCAAAACGATCTTGAAAGTGGTAAATCTGATTTCGAACATATGAAGTCTACAGTATCGAATGAGCAGTCCAAGAGCAAACCCAAAGCTCAAGACACCGTCAAACAATGTGACAAAACTCAAAATGTAAAATCTTCTGAAGgtgagaaaatgaaaaagaagcaAAAGAATAAGAACAACAAAAAGCCTGAAAACGGCGTACTGAGCAAGAAACAGCAAAGACGATTACTGTTTTTGGAGAAGAATAaacagaaaaacaaaaaggatAATAAAGGCGATTCCAAGGAAGTCGATCAAATTGCTTCCTTAAGTGCTGAAAGACTGAAAGCTTATGGATTGAATCCtaagaaattcaaaaataaattgaagTACATGAAGAAGGATTAG
- the LOC100679852 gene encoding uncharacterized protein LOC100679852 isoform X1, which translates to MMNILRCCRGRLQVTPVTTIFRRPYIKISNKMEILLKQADKIPRNFELIYRYPTFRSAGFLFHTVNFVTMTTFTVVACAYYMDKPINEDERKLDLIQNPVRGVIVGCATFLILALTWTMRSRSPMRIYYHPDSKAYRAIFLGKIPYSLEYYEFNRGQMSYVSPNSILPWRSLLFEANGRKMILYDDHFRTAADFAEMFKPEEK; encoded by the coding sequence ATGATGAACATACTAAGATGTTGTAGAGGAAGATTGCAGGTGACACCTGTCACCACAATTTTTCGCAGGCCGTACATAAAAATATCGAACAAAATGGAGATATTGTTGAAACAAGCTGACAAAATACCACGAAACTTTGAACTTATATATAGGTATCCAACATTTAGAAGTGCTGGATTTCTGTTCCACACAGTTAATTTCGTTACCATGACTACATTTACAGTAGTCGCATGTGCATATTACATGGATAAACCTATAAATGAAGATGAAAGAAAGCTAGATTTGATACAAAACCCAGTACGTGGAGTAATAGTAGGTTGTGCTACATTTCTAATACTTGCTTTAACATGGACTATGCGTAGTAGGTCTCCTATGAGAATTTATTATCATCCGGACAGTAAAGCATACAGAGCAATTTTCCTAGGAAAAATACCGTACTCATTAGAATATTATGAATTTAACAGAGGCCAGATGAGTTACGTATCTCCAAATTCCATATTACCATGGCgaagtttattatttgaagCAAATGGTCGTAAAATGATATTGTACGATGACCATTTCAGAACAGCAGCTGATTTCgctgaaatgtttaaaccagaagaaaaataa
- the LOC100679852 gene encoding uncharacterized protein LOC100679852 isoform X2 → MMNILRCCRGRLQVTPVTTIFRRPYIKISNKMEILLKQADKIPRNFELIYRYPTFRSAGFLFHTVNFVTMTTFTVVACAYYMDKPINEDERKLDLIQNPRPDELRISKFHITMAKFII, encoded by the exons ATGATGAACATACTAAGATGTTGTAGAGGAAGATTGCAGGTGACACCTGTCACCACAATTTTTCGCAGGCCGTACATAAAAATATCGAACAAAATGGAGATATTGTTGAAACAAGCTGACAAAATACCACGAAACTTTGAACTTATATATAGGTATCCAACATTTAGAAGTGCTGGATTTCTGTTCCACACAGTTAATTTCGTTACCATGACTACATTTACAGTAGTCGCATGTGCATATTACATGGATAAACCTATAAATGAAGATGAAAGAAAGCTAGATTTGATACAAAACCCA AGGCCAGATGAGTTACGTATCTCCAAATTCCATATTACCATGGCgaagtttattatttga